Genomic segment of Mesorhizobium sp. B1-1-8:
CTACGGCTATGAGATCACGCTGACCTTCCAGCAACCGACCGCATTGGTATGCCTGCTATCGGTCCACGACGACCGCGCGGCCGACATAAGGATCCCCGAAACGGTCTTCACCACGCCCGATGTTCCGACATCGACCTACCATGATCCCTTTGGCAACCGATGCCGCCGGCTTGTTGCGCCCGCGGGCGACCTGACGATGTGGGGCGATGCAACGATCGAGGACGACGGCAAGATAGACAGGCTGCTGCCAACTGCCCGCGAAGTAGCCCTGTGGGATTTGCCGGACGGCTGCCTTGTCTACCTGATGGGCAGCCGCTATTGCGAAACCGATCGTCTCAGCCAGGCGGCGTGGGACAAGTTTGGCGCCACTGCCCCAGGTTGGGGCCGCGTGCAAGCAATCTGCGACTTCGTCCACGGTCATATTCAATTCGACTACATGCAGGCCAGATCGACGCGAACGGCCTTCGAGGCGTACCAGGAACGCATAGGCGTCTGCCGCGACTTCGCCCATCTCGCGCTGACTTTGTGCCGCTGCCTCAATATTCCTGCACGTTATGTCAACGGACATCTCGGCGACATCGGGGTCCCGG
This window contains:
- a CDS encoding transglutaminase-like domain-containing protein, whose amino-acid sequence is MLIRYGYEITLTFQQPTALVCLLSVHDDRAADIRIPETVFTTPDVPTSTYHDPFGNRCRRLVAPAGDLTMWGDATIEDDGKIDRLLPTAREVALWDLPDGCLVYLMGSRYCETDRLSQAAWDKFGATAPGWGRVQAICDFVHGHIQFDYMQARSTRTAFEAYQERIGVCRDFAHLALTLCRCLNIPARYVNGHLGDIGVPVVDPMDFSAWIEVFLDGAWHTFDPRNNTPRIGRIVVARGRDAADIPLINSFGPHVLKGFRVWTYEVQNLHLT